Part of the Salmo trutta chromosome 5, fSalTru1.1, whole genome shotgun sequence genome is shown below.
GGTGAGGGGGATTCCCAGAAGGCAGTAGAAGATGCAGAAAAGTTTGCCGTCATGAGATAGGAGACTGGAGTTACCATAACCTGGGGGAAAAAAAGTTGGCATAAAAAGTGGATTTCAACAAAACAGGGATTCTGACTTCCACGTGGAACAAGTAACCTAAAGCATGTTTTACTAGGGTAGTTGTGAGACGTGTGCACACATCTACATAGGCCCTAAAGCCATCTTTTAATTTTTGCACCTGACTTTGGCCTGCAGCAACAggatgtagcctagcctacactATCCTCAATAACAAGCTACATCGCACATGAGAGAACTATTCGAGGTTCATTCTGCGATTATTTGGACCTACAATAAATCATAAAATGTACATCATTTCAATCTAACTGTGGAATCAACAAGCTTTATTTATTTGTTCTTCTTACCACGGAGAGTCAAAACATTGATCACAAAGAACATGGACGAGATAAAATCCCAGCTCCAATCATCTCTGTGTGCACCTAAGACAGCAATGTTCCGATTAGCAGAAAAGGACGCTTTCACGATAATTGTATCCAGCCTGCTCTCCGGTACGCAGTAGTTGTCCCTCAGAAAATGCTCTCGGAGTTCAAGGACCTGTGCTCTGAGCCTGTTTTCCTGGGGCTGCTCAATAGCCATGAGCACCAGACCCCCAAAGAGTGTGAAGAGGATGTAGCTGAGGAGCAGGAACCAGAAGGCACGCTTCCGACAGAACCTCTGGAACAAGTCGACCCAACAGACCATGGTTGTTTGTCGGACTGACCTTGCTGTGTGTCGCTAGTGTAGGTAACCAAACACTCAAGACGCAGGTGAGCCACTAGTTTTAAATATTTAAAACACAATTCAAACACCATTCCACTCATTGAGATAACTCAATAGAATGTCAATTCTGGAAATGAATTAACTCAGATTAAATAGGAAAAAGCTGTCGAAAACATCAAGTTTGAATTTCACTGTAAATAATGAATGAAAGTGGAAAATATGCAATATTGTAAGAATATTTATTTTAGGATATTGGCTATCGTCCATATACATGTACAGGATGGTAAAATTACTCAGGTACATGGTAGAAAATACATTGTCCGTGTTTTAAGACGGTGTCAAGCTCTCAGCTCGGTGTGAATACTCCTTCCATATCCATGGATTCCACTATTCAACACACCCCAGGCCAGCTCCTGCAGGCAAGTTAGTCTGAAGTTGTCATACTAGTAGTGTCCTTatggtgcattcaagacaactgggaactcaagaacaaatgaggtcaaatcatgacgtcagtgattttCAGGTTGGAAAATCGGAGCTCTAGAACGATGTGTACATGAGTCAGTGTCTCTTATGCGACTCCAGTAGGGTCCCTCCCAGCTAATGTGCCTATCCTCTAGTCCTAGTCTACCTCTTATGTCATAGGCTGAATAGGGAGGGAGGATATAGGGAACTCCACCTGCACTACTGAGCAGTGAGGTAGCCTCAGCCTGTTCCAAGGCCTTGACCCCTGACACCCAACCATAGTCTCGCTTTTCTCTCAGAGGGGCAGGTGCAGGGAGTAGTGGGAGCAGGTCCAGCGGCGCACCGGTTTGCCAACCCTCCCGATGACGGGCAGCTTGTGGGCGTAGGCACGGGGCGGTACGGTGGACAGGGGTGGGGGAGAGCTGAAGCTGGTCTGGAAGCGGCGCCCCTGGCAGCGCCGGCCCATCTGACGTCCCCCGATGAGGAAGGAGAATGTGGGGGGTCCGGTCTGAGGAGGGGGGAAACGGGCCTTGGTGAACACATCGCGGGATGGACCCGCTGAGCGCTGTCCCGGCCGGGAGGAGGAGTTTCTGCGCTggatggaggatgaggaggatgagcgAGCCAGGGACCTGAGAGAAGGAAATAGAGAGGTAAAAGGAACATGTTAGCTATAGTAGCTAAATAATTTCAGCCTTCAAAAggtacatgtaactgccaaaataaaggaaacactggagtaaatgagggatacaaagtatattgaaagcaggtgcttctacacaggtgtggttcctgattTAATTAAGCAAAtagcatcccatcatgcttagggtcatgtataaaaaacACCCAGTTGTGCATTATTTCTATGTCAACGCCAAAGATTCTGACCACCCTATTAAGCCACTATTttggcgtttcctttattttggtagttacctgtatATATTCTTCAGAAAAACATAAGCACTTCTTTTTTTGTTCTAAATGTGTGTGGAGTGTTAGACACCAGCTTTCTGTCTGGACCAGCTGTCTGGTTGTCTttctttctcctgtttctctatggtgtgatTTAAACAAGCTGTCTATGGTCTGCGAGACACCCGCTCTGATCACATCActcattattacatttacatttgaggcctttagcagacgctcttatccagagcgacttacatcaATTCTTAACATTGGCATTTTTTTAATACTAAgcaatgtgtgagagagaaataaGAATTTATTTGCACAGAAGTGCATTGTAAATTGTACTGTTAATGTACGCAATCTAAATAAATAAAGGATATTTTTACATTTATGAGAGAGCTGTGCCTTTGACCTCCACATATAATATAACTAGTTATACAGATGCTACATTACCTTCCTGGAGCAGTGGCAGCTAGACTGGGTGGGGCGGGCTCAGTGCGAGGGCTCCCGTCTTGCCGAGGGCTGATGTTGAGGTTAGCAGTGAGCTGGGGCATCTTACGCGTGGTGTCTGGGTTGGCAGCGGGACCAGGGGGCTCCTTCCTCGTATCAGGGGGCTGGGAGGGGGCTGACGGGGGGCAACCTCCCAAGCTGGGGCCTGTGCTGAAGCGTACCGCCAGGCTGTCGCCGAAGAAGGAGTAGAGCTCACAGTACATGGCGGGCAGAGGGACGGGGGTCCAGTCATCCCAGGGGGTGCCAGCCCCCCCAGGTCCCTGCAGGTGGCTGGCGATGCCCAGGGCGGCCTCGGAGAGGGGCTCTGGAGGGGGGCTGAGCCCGGGGGAACTCACCCTGAAACCCATCACTCCCCCAGAGCCCGGCTGGGCGCTGCTGCTTCCCTCCGCTGGCTGGGACAGAGACAGGGCTTTCATCTTCAGCAGGCGCTCCACCGCCACCTGCAGGACAGAGGGGATATTGGTATTTAGTGGGCACAGTGGAGGTTGATAGGGTGTGTTACCAACATAAACAATGTAAAGCGCTTTGAGATCAGGTGAAAGGCGCAACATAAATGCAATTCGTAACAATACATTATTGGGAATCTCTTGTATTACTTTGGATTTTTAGGGCCTCAAGGGTCAACGAGGCCAATATTTTAGGCCAATATTCAATATCATTACATTATAACATTTTAATGACATAATTTCCCAGAAACAGCCGTGTATGCATTAATGCATGCATTTTTAAATCAAACAATAAATTTTACCAATCTAATTACATAACAATTTCAATaattttatttgaatggtaaatctcttgATAAACTGGGTTAATGGAGATGGCATAGGCCTACTCACAATACAGGTGAACGCATATTCAATAGGAGCGTGTGCGTGCATTGAGTTActgagcttgttttggctgatcGGTGGAGTGTACGGTGCTACAGATGACAAACAATCTGTTAGCCTTCCATTTTGGACTCATATTAGCCTACTGATCAACAGCATTTGTCAAAAAGCATCACTCAAGAGTGTCATGTCTGTATGGAAGGACATAGGCACTGCTGTTAGTTTGAGAATATAAAAAGAACATCTTTTCAATGCAAACGGGCCCAACGTAATGTCGTGATTTATGATCACGGGGGGCTTACGAAACCAGAAACCATAGCTTGAGAAGAACGCACACACGGGCGCTGATCTACAGCTTTCTTGTTCCATAAACATGTAGGAAGATTCTTAGGTAGCTAAACCTATTGACAACCTTCATTTAGGCATTTTAAGACACTTCATTCTTTCCCCATTGTGATAACAATCTAATCCGactatcaactgtcaatttacaGATACGATAGCTGCTGGTCGGATCAGCACACCAGTAAATAGCTAACGTTACAACACAAGTCAGATGGCTCGCTGCCGAAAATGGTGCATGTTCAAAATGAGAACCAGCTAACGTTGGCTATTACCGCCTATCTGATATCTTAGTACCATGTACATCTAGCCAGCATAGTTGTCCCACGgagctcagtaggtagagcacggcgcttgcaatgccagggttgtgggttcaattcccacgggggtatgtatggaaaatgtatgcagtcactactgtaagtagcatctgctaaataacaaCAATGTCAAGTGTCATAGTAGCTAatatagctacctagctaacatcACAAATGAAAGGGTTGGTTATAGTAATTTTTGCTATCTGCTTAGCTTGCTTATTGCATGCATGTCCAGACATGTCGACATGAGCCTTATAAGTTAATTAACTAAACTAATATTTGCAACAGGAGTCACTGTGTCAATTCACCAATACTGCACCTTTCTGTTGGAGAACGAGCGATCATGTCGCTGCCGCTTTACTATATAGAGGGATTGTCGACAAAGCCAACAGAGAAGGGCCGAAAGACTAGAAAAGGAAAATATCGGGCCGATATATCGGCCTGGCCGATTAACGGTCGTTCTCTAGTACGCGTCACAGAAAACGTACCACATTTCAGACTCAGTGACTGGTCTGCTGCACTTACCAGGATGGCTCCGTAGACCTTGTGTCCGTCTGCTTTCACCTGGGCGTTGGAGACTGAGTAATCATCCAGGACAGCTTGCAGGTTAGCCCAGTAGGCTGGCAGGTGTGGATATAACACCCGCTCAACAGCCTACAAAGACACAGACAGTGATCAGCAAAGATCCTAAAATGAACCAACAGAAAGAAAACATACTCTCACTCAAAGACGATCAAGATAGAGGAAACGTGGTTACCTTCCATCCGAGTGCGTGTAGCCCCACGACAGCTCCATAGTGAGAACACAGCGGGCGGACCGGGTCTGACAGAACCTTCTGCAGAGACAGCAGAATCTGATGGTACAGACCACTGACCAGGTCTCCATGGGTCCTGACAAAGACACACGTTTTGGAGAGAATTGCGTCAAGATGGCCGTGATTCTGTTGCTGGCAGTGTCACAGAGACTAAGATGGTCCACTTTTGACCAAAACATTATTTAAAGGTGGTATTAGGAGCATTACAGTGTGCaggccttttttttttttcttttttatgaaCCTATAAGTGTATCAGTCAAACTGCCATGGTCTGAGGGGCTttgtccacagtctagtcattcTACTGTACATAtctgtactgtgtatatatagtgcatcTTTATGGGTGGTCGGTCATACCAGAAGATGTGGCTGAGCAGCAGTGCTGCGTAGTCCCTTAAGGTCCAGTGGTCGTTGAGGGGGTTGATGGAGGCGGCCAGCGGCTCCAGGATGCAGTACATGACGCTGGACACCAGGCTGCGCACATAGGATCCAAGGTACAGGTAGGGGTTCTGCACCAGACTCTTCACCATGTGCAGCAGACGGTTCAGCTGCTCCAGGTCGTGGCTCACAGACTTCACCTGGTGggcagagtggagagaggggtacATATGAAGTACAGTACTAGCTACATTTAGTAAAGATAAGGTCTGGACTTTTTCCTGACGAGGATCAAATCCAGGGCCTAGTTATAGGCTGCTGTATGATTAGGGTCTTCTAGAGTTTCtcctggtcaggaaaaactcagtGCCCTACAGGCACTAAACGACTGGAGATTTGAATGCACCCATGACATTAGATTTTGTGTTTCAAACAAGTATAACATACCCCACTGATGACATATACAAAATACGGCAGGAGGGCAGCAATCTTGGAGTTGGACTGGAGATCCAGCAAAGCCACCTGATGAAGAAATAGTTCATCCACCGTGGATTAAATGTTTGGGGCGATTTCAACAGTTTCTCCAATCAATTGAGCTCTATCACATGTCGACGCCAG
Proteins encoded:
- the taf6l gene encoding TAF6-like RNA polymerase II p300/CBP-associated factor-associated factor 65 kDa subunit 6L; translated protein: MEERRFAEVPRESVKLMAESAGVELSDDVAALLAEDVCYRLREATQSSSQFMRHAKRRKLTVEDFNRALRWSNVEAIAGYGAQDALPFRPIKEGELFFVDDRDINLVELALATNIPKGCAETMVRVNVSYLDGKGNLEPQGIVPSAVQTLSEDLLKYYQQITRAILGEDPHLMKVALLDLQSNSKIAALLPYFVYVISGVKSVSHDLEQLNRLLHMVKSLVQNPYLYLGSYVRSLVSSVMYCILEPLAASINPLNDHWTLRDYAALLLSHIFWTHGDLVSGLYHQILLSLQKVLSDPVRPLCSHYGAVVGLHALGWKAVERVLYPHLPAYWANLQAVLDDYSVSNAQVKADGHKVYGAILVAVERLLKMKALSLSQPAEGSSSAQPGSGGVMGFRVSSPGLSPPPEPLSEAALGIASHLQGPGGAGTPWDDWTPVPLPAMYCELYSFFGDSLAVRFSTGPSLGGCPPSAPSQPPDTRKEPPGPAANPDTTRKMPQLTANLNISPRQDGSPRTEPAPPSLAATAPGRSLARSSSSSSIQRRNSSSRPGQRSAGPSRDVFTKARFPPPQTGPPTFSFLIGGRQMGRRCQGRRFQTSFSSPPPLSTVPPRAYAHKLPVIGRVGKPVRRWTCSHYSLHLPL
- the LOC115194928 gene encoding potassium channel subfamily K member 1, producing the protein MVCWVDLFQRFCRKRAFWFLLLSYILFTLFGGLVLMAIEQPQENRLRAQVLELREHFLRDNYCVPESRLDTIIVKASFSANRNIAVLGAHRDDWSWDFISSMFFVINVLTLRGYGNSSLLSHDGKLFCIFYCLLGIPLTLFVLSCLSDLMLPILTHGPVRHLQTYWGLPYGRAVLLHAGLFSLVLVILLFLLPATSLCYLEPEWSFLDALFFCVVTLSTIGQGDYLLGKRHNKATKECMEFLTSCEISHSRVGVNSI